One window of Mesorhizobium sp. PAMC28654 genomic DNA carries:
- a CDS encoding cold-shock protein, translating to MPQTGTVKFFNHAKGFGFITPDDGAKDVFVHISAVQASGLPGLEDGQKVSFDTEPDKRGKGPKAVNLSIG from the coding sequence ATGCCGCAGACCGGCACCGTCAAATTCTTCAACCATGCCAAGGGCTTCGGCTTCATCACGCCGGACGATGGCGCCAAGGATGTCTTCGTCCATATTTCGGCTGTGCAGGCATCGGGTCTTCCCGGTCTTGAGGATGGGCAGAAAGTGTCATTCGACACCGAGCCGGACAAGCGCGGCAAGGGACCCAAGGCCGTCAACCTTTCGATCGGCTAA
- a CDS encoding cold-shock protein, with the protein MAQTGTVKFFNATKGFGFITPDGGAKDVFVHISAIEASGLRTLVDGQKVTFDVEPDRMGKGPKAVNLRAA; encoded by the coding sequence ATGGCCCAGACCGGCACCGTTAAATTCTTCAACGCGACCAAAGGCTTCGGTTTCATCACGCCCGACGGTGGCGCCAAGGACGTGTTTGTCCACATCTCCGCGATCGAGGCTTCGGGCCTGCGCACGCTCGTCGATGGCCAGAAGGTCACCTTCGACGTCGAGCCGGACCGCATGGGCAAGGGCCCCAAGGCGGTCAATCTCCGCGCGGCCTGA
- a CDS encoding Kazal-type serine protease inhibitor domain-containing protein: MKFLAAMFSRQGFAILFLSAILAACTVVADDGPGPRPRPPRPEPQFCSMQYQPVCARRGGDRQTFANACLADRAGYRIIRDGQCRDGGGGGEQTFCTREYRPVCARRRGEMRSFPNACEARAADYRVVGDGPC, encoded by the coding sequence ATGAAATTTCTGGCGGCAATGTTCTCGCGTCAGGGCTTTGCCATCCTGTTCCTGTCGGCAATCCTTGCCGCCTGCACGGTCGTGGCGGATGACGGCCCCGGTCCGCGCCCACGCCCGCCAAGGCCCGAGCCGCAATTCTGCTCCATGCAGTATCAGCCAGTCTGTGCCCGGCGCGGCGGCGATCGCCAGACCTTCGCCAATGCCTGCCTTGCCGACCGGGCCGGATATCGCATCATCCGCGACGGCCAGTGCCGTGACGGCGGCGGCGGTGGGGAACAGACATTCTGCACGCGCGAATATCGCCCGGTCTGCGCCCGTCGCCGCGGCGAGATGCGCAGCTTCCCCAATGCCTGCGAGGCACGCGCCGCGGACTATCGCGTGGTTGGCGACGGGCCGTGCTGA
- a CDS encoding flavodoxin family protein translates to MSLTAFAMNCSLKASGDKEKSSTDKIIADLLSALKPHGVKGEVVRALDHDIKPGVLSDMGKGDDWPKLREKIIAADIFILGLPIWMGQPSSVAKRVMERMDAFLEETDDKGRMPAAGKVALVAIVGNEDGAHHCHAECFQSLNDVGFTIPANGGVYWVGEAMGDVNYVDLPKTPDKVAGMIEMAAANAAHLAALLKGKAYVGVAK, encoded by the coding sequence ATGTCCCTCACCGCCTTTGCCATGAATTGCTCGCTGAAAGCCTCCGGTGACAAGGAGAAATCATCCACCGACAAGATCATCGCCGATCTGCTCTCGGCCCTGAAGCCGCATGGTGTGAAGGGCGAGGTCGTGCGGGCCCTCGACCATGACATCAAGCCGGGCGTCTTGTCCGACATGGGCAAGGGTGACGACTGGCCGAAATTGCGCGAAAAGATCATCGCGGCCGACATCTTCATCCTCGGCCTGCCGATCTGGATGGGCCAGCCGTCAAGCGTGGCCAAGCGTGTCATGGAACGCATGGACGCCTTTCTCGAGGAGACCGACGACAAGGGGCGCATGCCTGCAGCCGGCAAGGTCGCGCTGGTGGCGATCGTCGGCAATGAGGACGGAGCGCATCATTGCCACGCCGAATGCTTCCAGTCGCTCAACGATGTCGGCTTCACCATCCCGGCCAATGGCGGTGTCTACTGGGTGGGCGAGGCCATGGGCGACGTCAACTATGTCGACCTGCCGAAAACCCCAGACAAGGTCGCCGGCATGATCGAGATGGCCGCCGCGAATGCGGCCCACCTGGCTGCCCTGCTTAAGGGCAAGGCCTATGTCGGGGTGGCCAAGTAG
- a CDS encoding cold-shock protein, with protein sequence MNTGTVKFYNGQKGFGFIQPTDGGKDVFVHVSALERAGFPGLAEGQKLQFELDRDTKGRESAANLQLI encoded by the coding sequence ATGAACACCGGAACTGTAAAGTTCTACAATGGCCAGAAGGGCTTTGGCTTCATTCAGCCAACAGATGGCGGCAAGGACGTTTTCGTCCATGTCAGCGCGCTTGAACGCGCCGGCTTCCCCGGCCTGGCCGAAGGCCAGAAACTGCAATTCGAGCTCGATCGCGACACCAAGGGCCGCGAATCGGCAGCCAATCTGCAACTGATCTGA